A genomic region of Platichthys flesus chromosome 4, fPlaFle2.1, whole genome shotgun sequence contains the following coding sequences:
- the numa1 gene encoding nuclear mitotic apparatus protein 1 isoform X2 has product MTINLGVKALLSWVNSIKLSDREIAVDDLKDGTLILKVIYMLKKQSNPCFSHSTEDRFNLIADFVESDCKFSATKGSSLSLGNIRDGINLTVEIAKVLLLLVYYDMMNDRCTLNMLECDVEREIANLTGSFVMESEDCVYLSSRIDAYLAKRYLPVSRDIFEQSATTSTSNVSTISSLSDEDSPVFHRTKRIAFMDMHTVASSSASKSPLQDIMNTPKFQMRVMQRQMIKERDYRDGLERELSGKLSLISQKESYVNQLQYRLDKLKEEQGYQEDAIREQINDLETKNNTLQMRLNEILMKNKDLKSTSSLMERKVDSLTDENGVLSSQMRAVCSQLSIFEAEVGRLTESQASSQKEWQNQTSHLQTELNQATAQKELLTEQIQILQGKISCLEDEISKATEEEVGENMGPVMEREMVETEINDLKTELDSTYSSLKQAEMEIQTKSHQLADCQQEITQQKELLQQQKSQTEEIIQAKDELLDQLQKKITEERAALHEEIQHLKLQLDQVEQQKTEQTTRLQQHVAACEREIERLKEMKSEREDLLHLTEEKVKDLEAKLSAASCLLADKDQQIISLNDKVDVLTDEAKIIKEEIQAKEEMLAKIILEKSNEQEILNDKIQTLTTHVEDLNSSLKQAEQEIQLKQDLLAKTHQENIQQREMLQQQVATLEEEVQKVNAEIQVRTEQLVTLKNDSSCQSRLLEEEIKGLKSQVENLKDSLTESAQQVQEQLVLLDKQEQESSHQKKILQQQLSASEDQVRIMREEIQAKEEQMNMLKNLSSEQSEQLQEETGELKKQVESLRCSLTSAEENLQSKENLFAEQQLQNAHDMEALQKQIVASQDDVKRLNVEIHAKEDQLVQLKSETSTHSDLLQQEIEGLNKEMKSMSYSIDIAKDQVQAKDDLIAKQEQESTLQIESLKKHSAALEEEVNRLTEEIQTKRVEVDAIKFESCKESEVLQTEIQHLRDQVEHLSGSLKTATEQVQDKENLLAQKDTEISQGKDKYQNLMETSEEQVRGLREEIQAKEEKLLILRKDGTTHSDMLEQEMTFLKNQLDRTVDSLTKAEEKMQIQVVLLDKQEHESSHQKELLQQQLSASEDRVRSMREEIQAKEEQMNMLRTDGAEQSDSLNQEIQSLKEQVESLSFSLTSVEENLQSKEKLFAEQQLQKAQHMEALQAQMVASTDDVKRLNVEIQSREEKLNQLKAETSTHSDLLQQEIEGLNKQIKMMSDSLEVAKDQVQAKEDLNAKQEQESTLQIESLKKHSAALEEEVNRLKEKIQTKQGEVNALNIESCKESEVLQTEIQTLRDQVEHFSGSLKTAKEQVQDKENLLAEKDTEISQGKDKYKHLMETSEEQVRGLREEIQAKEEKLLILRKDGTTHSDMLEQEMTCLKNQLNSTVDSLTKADEKIQIQVVLLGEQEHESSHQKELLQQQLSASEDQVRSMREEIQAKEEQMNMLRTDGAEQSESLNQEIQSLKEQMESLSSSLSKVEEDVQSKEDLLAQREDEIQKLKECRSEMENLLLRTEQRIEILQTEFSAYKALVADKDQLLTSLREEVAVQANQLQKAREEAKANERILAEIRMESSKKTDVLQCEIQGLKGEVKNISVELSTKEQMLLKIQEESSQQIDLLQQQLISVNTELNQHKDTHAANLRLREGVEELQVATLREKEALVQERQELLARIHQAEIDQKALEEQFKAMGCEKERLAQAKQATEKENTTSRKLESVLQHELEMLKVEKEKLLKESEKAEDIEVLKRGLQEQLSAKSEAVEHYKAQMEKAVNHYNVKKQLLQECQQEVTELKHSLGIKDCEVKTITMENKLLQRDLGKAQTNEKNLLDMVASLKAQLTFADHNLQLHNKVQGKKGSATELSYLDIHDTHSSIQTRVKRTVSSDSLDQSSLEDSLNNTRKLSGPDESSTPFVRSSERLAAKRRGLQAESLETLYFTPIATRQMNRTSTENRMELDSTRKNPSSSVRRRRTTQKTPGGGEGDETFYSLASARSHPNLSRAHPAKPVSMELFGTPARMAAATSDQLIGLPGYRRSTIHSQTSSTFCVGSENEPEGAPDDWLRIAELQSRNRACLPHLKSSYPVESEAHQGSVFIFTDEEVRTGDPSDTIRRASMMPGQLQDSLVSHRHSLMTGQSGAAANTRSHRLSLMPGQLPSASISSTQMRSPKGTKRSSSTLSVHQMSPEKRVKGSCFPRPLTPKNKNVISGSSSSQLRAALSPAERRQSMMFTVDNTPKSNNLLKRGLNKLRTSNPSGDSNSGVGRASRAGNFKSPQVTIKGRKKSPQATSKIGKSPGLTTSARKKPVSVNEENFSGGWRR; this is encoded by the exons ATGACGATAAACCTCGGTGTTAAAGCTCTGCTCAGCTGG GTCAACAGCATCAAACTGTCCGACCGAGAAATCGCTGTAGACGATCTAAAAGATGGCACATTGATTCTGAAAGTAATTTACATGCT GAAAAAGCAATCCAACCCCTGCTTCAGTCATTCCACTGAGGACCGGTTCAATCTCATTGCAGACTTTGTGGAAA GCGATTGCAAATTTAGTGCAACCAAAGGCTCGTCGCTCTCTCTGGGCAACATAAGAGATGGCATCAACCTAACTGTAGAAATTGCAAAG GTTCTGTTGCTGCTCGTATATTATGACATGATGAATGATCGCTGCACTCTGAACATGCTGGAGTGTGATGTGGAG CGCGAGATAGCAAACCTGACCGGTTCTTTTGTGATGGAGAGCGAAGACTGTGTTTATCTGAGCAGTAGGATTGACGCCTATTTAGCAAAGAGAT ATTTGCCTGTCTCCCGTGACATATTTGAGCAATCAGCAACCACCTCAACCTCCAATGTGTCGACAATCTCCTCGCTGTCAGATGAGGATTCTCCTGTATTCCATCGCACGAAAAGAATCGCATTCATGGACATGCACACTGTGGCTTCTTCCTCAGCAAG CAAGTCTCCGCTCCAGGACATTATGAACACACCTAAATTTCAGATGAGGGTGATGCAGCGTCAGATGATAAAGGAGAGAGATTACAGAGATGGATTGGAAAGGGAGCTGTCTGGCAAGCTCTCACTCATTTCACAGAAAG AGTCTTATGTTAATCAGCTACAGTATCGTCTGGATAAGTTGAAAGAAGAGCAAGGCTATCAGGAGGATGCTATCAGGGAACAGATCAATGATCTCGAGACCAAGAACAACAC GTTACAAATGCGTCTTAATGAGATATTGATGAAGAACAAAGACCTGAAGAGTACCTCCTCTCTTATGGAGCGTAAAGTGGACAGCCTGACAGACGAAAATGGTGTCCTATCTTCCCAG ATGAGAGCAGTGTGTTCACAGCTGTCCATCTTCGAGGCTGAAGTGGGCCGACTGACAGAGAGCCAAGCATCATCTCAGAAGGAGTGGCAGAACCAAACGAGCCACCTACAGACTGAGCTCAACCAAGCTACTGCTCAAAAG GAGCTTCTGACTGAACAAATTCAGATCCTTCAGGGAAAGATTTCCTGTTTGGAGGACGAAATAAGCAAAGCCACTGAAGAAGAAGTAGGAGAGAATATGGGGCCTGTGATGGAG AGAGAAATGGTGGAGACTGAGATCAACGACTTGAAGACTGAGCTGGACAGCACATATAGCTCCCTGAAGCAGGCTGAGATGGAGATTCAGACCAAATCGCATCAGCTAGCAGACTGCCAGCAGGAAATCACTCAACAGAAAGAGCTCCTGCAGCAACAGAAATCCCAAACGGAGGAAATCATTCAAGCCAAGGATGAACTTTTGGACCAATTGCAAAAGAAGATCACTGAGGAGAGAGCAGCCCTTCACGAAGAGATTCAGCATCTCAAGCTTCAACTTGaccaggtggagcagcagaaaaCCGAGCAGACGACCAGACTGCAACAGCATGTCGCTGCATGTGAACGAGAAATTGAAAGACTGAAAGAAatgaagagcgagagagaagacCTTCTCCACCTGACTGAAGAAAAGGTGAAAGATCTGGAGGCAAAGTTATCCGCTGCCAGTTGTCTCTTGGCTGATAAAGACCAACAAATTATCAGCCTCAATGACAAAGTCGATGTTCTCAcagatgaagccaaaataatCAAAGAAGAAATTCAAGCCAAAGAGGAAATGCTCGCCAAAATAATTCTGGAGAAGTCTAATGAGCAAGAAATTCTTAATGATAAAATCCAGACCTTAACGACTCACGTAGAAGACCTGAACTCATCTCTCAAACAGGCTGAGCAAGAAATCCAACTTAAGCAAGACCTCCTGGCTAAAACCCATCAAGAGAATATTCAACAAAGGGAGATGCTCCAACAGCAGGTAGCTACCTTAGAAGAGGAGGTTCAAAAAGTCAATGCAGAAATACAGGTCAGAACTGAGCAACTTGTAACACTGAAGAACGACAGCTCTTGTCAGTCTAGATTGCTGGAGGAAGAGATTAAAGGTCTTAAAAGCCAAGTAGAAAATCTGAAGGACTCTCTCACTGAGTCTGCACAGCAGGTTCAAGAACAGCTAGTTCTGCTCGacaagcaggagcaggagagttCACATCAGAAGAAGATTCTGCAGCAACAACTGTCTGCTTCTGAAGATCAGGTGAGGATCATGAGGGAGGAGATCCAAGCTAAAGAGGAACAGATGAACATGTTGAAAAATCTAAGTTCAGAGCAGTCGGAACAACTGCAAGAAGAGACTGGAGAATTAAAGAAACAGGTGGAGAGTCTAAGATGTTCGCTGACATCTGCTGAGGAGAATTTGCAATCCAAGGAGAATCTGTTTGCCGAACAGCAACTGCAGAATGCTCATGACATGGAGGCGCTGCAGAAACAGATTGTAGCTTCTCAAGATGACGTGAAGAGGCTGAATGTTGAGATTCATGCCAAGGAGGACCAGTTAGTTCAGCTGAAGTCTGAGACCTCAACACACTCTGACTTGCTACAGCAGGAGATTGAAGGTCTGAATAAGGAAATGAAAAGCATGAGCTATTCTATTGACATCGCCAAAGACCAGGTTCAAGCCAAAGATGATTTGATTGccaagcaggagcaggagagcaCTCTGCAGATTGAGTCTCTTAAAAAGCACAGTGCTGCCCTAGAGGAGGAAGTAAATCGGCTGACGGAGGAAATCCAAACAAAACGTGTTGAGGTAGATGCGATCAAGTTTGAGAGCTGTAAGGAGTCAGAAGTGCTACAAACTGAGATCCAACATCTGAGGGATCAGGTGGAACATTTGAGTGGATCACTGAAGACCGCAACAGAACAGGTTCAGGATAAAGAGAACCTGCTGGCTCAGAAGGATACAGAGATTTCACAgggaaaagataaatatcaaaATCTGATGGAAACATCTgaagagcaggtcagaggactTAGAGAAGAGATCCAGGCTAAAGAGGAAAAACTGCTCATATTGAGAAAAGATGGCACCACACATTCTGACATGCTAGAGCAAGAGATGACCTTTCTGAAAAACCAACTTGACAGAACGGTTGACTCGCTCACAAAGGCTGAAGAAAAGATGCAGATACAAGTGGTTCTGCTCGACAAGCAGGAGCATGAGAGTTCACATCAGAAGGAGCTTCTGCAGCAACAACTGTCTGCTTCTGAAGATCGGGTGAGGAGCATGAGGGAGGAGATCCAAGCTAAAGAGGAACAGATGAACATGCTGAGGACTGACGGCGCCGAGCAGTCAGATTCGCTTAATCAAGAGATCCAGAGTTTGAAAGAACAGGTGGAGAGTCTAAGTTTTTCACTGACATCTGTTGAGGAGAATTTGCAATCCAAAGAGAAGCTGTTTGCCGAACAGCAACTGCAGAAAGCTCAGCACATGGAGGCACTTCAGGCCCAGATGGTAGCTTCTACGGATGATGTGAAGAGGCTGAATGTGGAGATTCAATCCAGGGAGGAGAAGCTGAACCAGCTGAAGGCTGAGACTTCAACACACTCTGACTTGCTACAGCAGGAGATTGAAGGTCTGaataagcaaataaaaatgatgagcGATTCTCTTGAAGTTGCCAAAGACCAGGTTCAGGCCAAAGAAGATTTGAATGccaagcaggagcaggagagcaCTCTGCAGATTGAGTCTCTTAAAAAGCACAGTGCTGCCCTAGAGGAGGAAGTAAATCGGCTGAAGGAGAAAATCCAAACTAAACAGGGTGAGGTCAATGCTTTAAATATTGAGAGCTGCAAAGAGTCAGAAGTGCTACAAACTGAGATCCAAACTCTGAGGGATCAGGTGGAACATTTTAGTGGATCACTGAAGACTGCAAAAGAACAGGTTCAGGATAAAGAAAACCTGCTGGCTGAGAAGGATACAGAGATTTCACAgggaaaagataaatataaacatctGATGGAAACATCTgaagagcaggtcagaggactTAGAGAAGAGATCCAGGCTAAAGAGGAAAAACTGCTCATATTGAGAAAAGATGGCACCACACATTCTGACATGCTAGAGCAAGAGATGACATGTCTGAAAAACCAACTCAACAGTACGGTTGACTCGCTCACAAAGGCTGACGAAAAGATCCAGATACAAGTGGTTCTGCTCGGCGAGCAGGAGCATGAGAGTTCACATCAGAAGGAGCTTCTGCAGCAACAACTGTCTGCTTCTGAAGACCAGGTGAGGAGCATGAGGGAGGAGATCCAAGCTAAAGAGGAACAGATGAACATGTTGAGAACTGACGGCGCCGAGCAGTCAGAATCTCTAAATCAAGAGATCCAGAGTTTGAAGGAACAGATGGAGAGTCTAAGTTCCTCACTTAGCAAAGTTGAGGAAGATGTGCAGTCCAAGGAAGACCTATTAGCCCAACGTGAAGATGAGATACAGAAGCTAAAAGAATGTCGGAGTGAGATGGAGAATCTCCTCCTCAGGACTGAGCAAAGGATCGAGATCCTCCAGACAGAGTTTTCTGCTTACAAAGCACTTGTGGCTGATAAAGACCAACTTCTCACCAGCCTCAGAGAGGAGGTCGCTGTCCAAGCTAACCAGTTGCAAAAAGCAAGAGAGGAAGCTAAAGCCAATGAGAGAATTCTGGCTGAGATTAGGATGGAGAGCTCCAAAAAAACAGATGTTCTTCAATGTGAGATCCAGGGTCTGAAAGGAGAAGTGAAAAACATTTCTGTAGAACTTTCCACCAAGGAGCAAATGCTACTCAAAATTCAAGAGGAATCCTCTCAGCAGATCgacctcctccagcagcagctcatctcTGTTAACACAGAGCTGaaccaacacaaagacacacatgctGCAAACCTCAGGCTGAGGGAGGGTGTGGAAGAGTTGCAAGTTGCAACCCTCAGGGAAAAGGAGGCTCTAGTTCAAGAAAGACAGGAGCTCTTGGCCAGGATACATCAGGCAGAAATTGATCAGAAAGCTCTGGAGGAACAGTTCAAAGCCATGGGCTGCGAGAAGGAGAGACTTGCTCAAGCCAAGCAGGctacagagaaagagaacacAACCTCCCGTAAACTTGAATCTGTGCTGCAGCACGAGCTGGAAATGCTGaaagtggagaaagagaaactccTGAAAGAGTCTGAAAAAGCTGAAGACATTGAGGTGCTAAAGAGAGGGCTGCAGGAACAGCTCTCAGCTAAATCAGAGGCTGTAGAACACTACAAggcacag ATGGAGAAAGCAGTGAATCACTACAATGTAAAGAAGCAGCTTCTCCAGGAGTGCCAACAGGAGGTGACTGAACTCAAGCACTCCTTAGGCATCAAAGATTGTGAAGTAAAGACAATCACTATGGAGAACAAGCTGCTTCAGCGGGATTTGGGGAAAGCCCAAACCAACGAGAAAAACCTCCTCGACATGGTGGCCAGTTTGAAAGCACAG TTGACCTTTGCAGACCacaacctgcagctgcacaatAAGGTTCAGGGTAAGAAAGGAAGTGCAACAGAGCTGAGTTACTTGGATATTCATGACACGCACTCAAGCATCCAGACCAGGGTGAAGAGAACCGTGAGCTCTGATAGCCTGGACCAGAGCTCTCTGGAGGACTCTCTGAACAACACAAG GAAACTTTCCGGACCTGATGAATCAAGCACACCATTTGTTCGAAGCTCTGAGCGGTTGGCAGCCAAACGACGGGGTCTTCAGGCCGAGTCACTGGAAACACTCTACTTCACACCTATAGCCACCAGACAGATGAACAG gACCAGTACAGAGAACAGAATGGAACTGGATTCAACTCGCAAAAATCCAAGTTCTTCAGTCAGAAGGCGCAGGACCACGCAG AAAACCCCAGGAGGCGGTGAAGGGGATGAGACTTTCTACAGTCTAGCCTCAGCTCGTTCCCACCCAAATCTCTCGAGGGCCCACCCTGCAAAACCCGTCTCTATGGAGCTGTTTGGGACACCTGCCAGAATGGCCGCTGCCACCAGTGACCAACTCATCGGCCTTCCAGGGTACAGACGGAGTACAATCCATTCCCAGA CCTCTAGTACGTTTTGTGTGGGATCAGAGAACGAGCCAGAGGGGGCTCCTGATGACTGGCTTAGGATTGCTGAGCTGCAGTCCAGGAACAGGGCCTGTCTTCCTCATCTGAAGAGCAGCTACCCTGTGGAGTcggag GCCCACCAAGGCAGCGTATTCATTTTCACAGACGAAGAGGTCCGTACAGGCGACCCATCTGACACAATCCGCCGGGCGTCCATGATGCCGGGCCAGCTGCAGGACTCTCTCGTCTCCCATCGTCACTCCCTCATGACGGGTCAGTCAGGTGCTGCAGCCAATACTCGTTCTCACCGTCTGTCCTTGATGCCTGGCCAGCTGCCGTCCGCATCCATCAGCTCCACTCAGATGAGGAGCCCAAAAGGAACAAAGCGATCATCATCTACGTTGTCGGTTCATCAAATGTCACCTGAG AAAAGGGTGAAGGGCAGCTGCTTCCCCCGTCCCCTCACTCCCAAAAACAAGAACGTGATCAGTGGATCCTCCAGCTCTCAGCTGCGAGCCGCCCTCAGTCca GCTGAGCGAAGGCAGTCCATGATGTTTACTGTTGACAACACCCCTAAGAGCAACAACTTACTGAAGAGAGGGTTGAACAAACTGCGCACCTCCAACCCTTCAGGCGATTCTAACTCTGGAGTAGGACGAGCCAGCCGAGCCGGCAACTTTAAGTCACCACAGGTGACAATTAAAGGACGGAAGAAGTCTCCGCAAGCCACCAGCAAGATAGGAAAGTCTCCTGGGCTGACTACTAGTGCTCGCaag AAACCTGTGTCTGTAAACGAAGAAAACTTTTCTGGAGGTTGGAGAAG ATGA